One genomic window of Caenorhabditis elegans chromosome I includes the following:
- the gtnt-19 gene encoding Glycosyltransferase family 92 protein (Partially confirmed by transcript evidence), with product MKIRKTLTLFVALSSIFYLFYLVNSVVEQIQQLANFLESEKKIDASFAIKFYHFAYVDYRYDSPRLRIFALNPCISKKNFLSVDIFYKGVESPTKLKVFGKSLEESCPSSYEPAKPCFYVAYTFFANLNLNGRLEKVTINLGGRKVNLTVEEVHKKVEKGLTMCVLPVYYYSQWQNIVLYIEAWRAHGTSRFIVFFHSATKDTWKVLEYYRNLGIIEIRPWPNFGNLPSEIADKYPKIDNSVYIFSYFLALNLCILDIKTTIGSVADFDEVMVPHNGTMLEYASKEMTGTNVGALLFKNSYVSLEPSIYDNGFSGVLKPVFLDGMGPPKYVFNASVIDIGQVHWVRSFMDSTKHTKVSDGTLLHHRFDAKWKRGEEVEKLFTYFPNNTLEHVASMQKTAMTIFNGSLPFFSLDLINGVNNCVLQMEKPNTCVSTGGMCRDHMDKMAEWVYDKTENVFV from the exons atgaagATTAGAAAAACTTTGACTCTTTTTGTTGCACTATCTTCcattttttacttattttattTGGTCAACTCGGTTGTAGAGCAAATTCAACAGTTGGCTAATTTCCTTGAAAG cgaaaaaaaaatcgacgcTTCATTTGCTATCAAGTTTTATCATTTTGCGTATGTAGATTACAG GTATGACTCTCCACGTCTTCGAATTTTCGCTCTCAATCCCTGCATCTCCAAGAAAAATTTCTTATCGGTTGATATATTTTACAAAGGAGTAGAATCTCCTACAAAACTGAAAGTATTCGGAAAGTCCCTAGAAGAATCGTGTCCATCTTCCTATGAACCTGCTAAGCCATGCTTTTATGTGGCTTATACATTTTTCGCAAATCTCAACTTGAATGGTAGATTGGAGAAGGTAACAATCAACTTGGGCGGCAGAAAAGTAAATTTAACTGTCGAGGAAGTtcataaaaaagttgaaaaaggaCTAACAATGTGCGTACTACCTGTTTATTATTACTCTCAATGGCAGAATATTGTGCTGTATATAGAAGCTTGGAGGGCTCACGGAACATCTAGGTTTATTGTTTTCTTCCATTCAGCTACAAAGGATACATGGAAAGTTTTGGAGTATTATAGAAACTTG GGAATTATCGAAATCCGACCTTGGCCTAATTTCGGAAATCTCCCATCGGAAATTGCCGataaatatccaaaaattgacaacaGTGTGTacattttctcttattttttggCTTTGAACCTGTGTATTCTTGACATTAAAACTACTATCGGATCAGTTGCGGATTTTGATGAAGTTATGGTACCTCACAATGGTACAATGTTGGAATATGCATCAAAGGAAATGACTGGAACAAATGTTGGAGCATTATTATTTAAGAATTCCTACGTTTCACTGGAACCCAGCATTTATGACAATGGATTTTCTGGAGTCTTGAAGCCAGTGTTCCTAGATGGTATGGGCCCTCCGAAG taCGTTTTCAATGCCTCTGTAATTGACATTGGTCAAGTTCATTGGGTTCGAAGTTTCATGGATTCTACAAAACATACTAAAGTT TCCGATGGTACACTGTTGCATCATCGTTTTGATGCAAAATGGAAAAGAGGAGAGGAAGTGGAAAAACTGTTCACATACTTCCCTAATAACACTTTAGAGCACGTTGCGAGTATGCAAAAGACT gctatGACAATATTCAATGGATCGCTTCCCTTTTTTTCACTTGATTTAATCAATGGTGTAAACAATTGCGTTCTGCAAAT gGAAAAACCAAATACTTGTGTAAGTACTGGTGGAATGTGTAGAGATCATATGGATAAAATGGCCGAATGGGTTTAtgataaaactgaaaacgtttttgtataa